In the genome of Peromyscus eremicus chromosome 1, PerEre_H2_v1, whole genome shotgun sequence, the window caaaaacATGAAGAATGGATGAGAGCTGGGGAGGGTGTGGTCACAAGATTTCCTGTTCAGAAATGAGATTCTATATAGCATATCTGAGGCCAATACACCTCCCATAATGACCATATACCCCCACCAACCAATCACCAAtccacaacagaaaaaaatccctcagaaaacaaaaggctcCTAAGTACAAGTCCCATAGCTCACAGTGAAAATAAGCACACAAGCACACCAGGAGTTGGCAACAGGGCCAAACAGCTCTACTGTGGGACGGAGCAAATGACCAGCAGAGGGAAGACTAAGCTGGGAGGCCAATCTTCAGGAAGATTCGGCAGTGGCTACGTTAATGCTAGCAGTGAACAGGCAGAAGCAAATCCTCCCAAGAAGTGAgaggatagccgggcggtggtggcgcacacctttaatcccagcactcaggaggcagagccaggtggatctctgtgagttcaaggtcagcctggtctacagagcgagatccaggataggcaacaaaactacagagaaaccctgtctcgaaaaatagaaggaaaaaaaaaagtgagaggtAGTTTATAGAAGCTTGCATAGTTTGCTGAGTGCCTAGGCCACTGAAGGATCTTTGAACTAAAGTAACGAGGAGAACTATTTAAAACTAAGTAAATGTTGCTGAGGTACAAGGGGTATTACAACAGCCTTTAGTAAAAGGTTAGTAGCCCAGCCAGGGATagtgtaatcccagctcttgggagttgAGGCGGGACAGCCACTGAGTTggttagcctaggctacagtgacTTTCCAAGCAAGTCTGTCCTATAGAGACCATCTCAAGAAAAAGATTATAAGAAAGTGACTATCCTGAGATTAGCAACACTCTAAGAAAACCAGGAGATGGTAAGGATAGAGGTATGCTGACCACAGACACGTTCTGGAGATGACAGGTGGGTAAGGTGAAGAGAGAGGCGCTCCGAGTGTTATTTCTATGGCAGCAGGTAGTAAGCACTGCTGCAGTACAGGATAactaggaaggaagggagacagcTCACAAGGCACCGTGGGATTTGTCCTGAGCTGTGCTTAACAGGCAGATGGGTCCTAGGTCCTAGGTTACAACCTTAACTATTGGAATCAATACTCAACATACGCAGGCAATGACTGCTGTTAGTTAAGGAGCACAGGGCGAGGTACCAAGTGCCCAGAGAGGTACTCTGAACCAGTCACATGCTGCAGATCCCAGCCAAACCCTGCTTCCTTCCCACTCTACCCCCAGGTGACCAAGGCCTCCACCAAGAAAAAGgctttcaggggctggagagatggctcagaggttaagagcactgtttgttcttccaaaggtcctgagttcaattcccagcaaccacatggtggctcacaaccatctgtaatgagatctggcaccctcttctggcctgcagggatatgtgcagacagaacactgtatacataataaataaataaatctttaaaaaaaaaaaaaaaaaaaaaaaaaagaaaaaggctttcACTTCACCATGAGCTTCTTCCACAGAGAGCCACTCAGACACCAGTGTTAAGTCAGCACCCACCAGGGGTTTAATTCTTCTAGGTCAGTTCAGAAAGGGGCCATGCCTTGTCCCCATCCAAAAGAAAACATCTGCAGGGCACCCTGGGAATGTCCAAGCCCAGAAAAGCCAAGGGGTAGTCCCTGAGCAAGTAGAGAAGTGGACCCTTCCGGCTcaggctgcctcctcctcctcttcttcactcTCCTCCTCACTCTCATGATACTGTCTGTGATTGGTGTTGACAAAGAGGTCAGAATCATCTTCAGAACCTGATTCTTCTCCTGAGAGCTGTGGTTCAGTGGGGAGTTCTGGCTGACTCGGTCTGTGTGAGTGAGAGGATGGAGTAAGGAACATCTGGAAAACCACATCTATAATCCAGTCTCAGAAAATCAGCACCAATAACTAAACAGTCAGGAACCGATAGGTTTCTGAAAATCCAAGAGCCCCAAACcctgatgtggtggcacatgcctggtatttaggaggctgaggcagaggatgatgagtttgaggacagcctgggctacataactgGACCCTGACTCAAgaaatcatccatccatccatccatcctggaGGGTTTCTGGCAGCACAGAGCAAATAAGGAAATCCAGTCAAAGGAAAACACTAAGGATTACCTCCTACCCAACCCATCACTGGTTTTAGTAAGGAATCAACAACTCTATCAGCATCACTGACACACGTAGTGAGCTCGAATTTAGTGCTGATGcactaaaacagtggttctcaaccttcctaaggcttcctctcttttttggtttctcgagacagggtttctctgtgcagttttggtacctgtcctgtaTCGCGATCTGTAGCCCAATCTGGCCTCGAACcacggagatctacctgcctctcccgaactcacagagatccacctgcctctgcctcccgagtgctgggattaaaggcgtgcaccaccaccgcccagcaggcttccacacagttcttcatgttgtggtaacccccaaccataaaattatttcattgttacttcataactgtaatttttcctCTATTATGAATCGGAATGTAAATGtcacctgatatgcaggatatctagaatgtgacccccaaaggggtcgagaccccAGGTGAGAACTGCTGCACTAAGCAATTACATAAGCATTACCTTTCTTACTCGGCATAATCCTGTCTCTTAGATGAGGAAAGGtttcatgtaactcaggctggctttgaacctgctacatgtagcccatgctggttcAAACTCCAGCTTCCACCTTGTAACTGCcagaattacaggtatgtactaccacacccagttagGAATCTGTCTGAAGATATTAAATGATGCACCTAAAGTCACTTGCCTATTAAGTAGCAAAGCCAGCATTTTAATTTGGAGCATGTGACCTTCAAGCCATACTCATAACTATACACTCTACTATAGATGTTGGAGTTCTCAACAGGAGAAAAGCAGGATCACCTTTCTCCTTGAGGTACCAAGGTGTGAACTTGTATTTTTGTCTTCCCTGGGCTGGGGCTTGCTCCTCAcctgtttatattattttgtttctcaGCTACCTCGGAGAAGGCCTCAGGCCTGTGACAAGAGAAGAGTCAGGTCAGAGTACAGAGAAACCTCTCAGCAAACAGCTGTTTCCAAATGTCCCTCTGGGGACAGCAAAacctcatcccacccccaccccattcacTAGCAAGGATGCTACTGTCCCCAGAAGCCAGAGGGCCATCGATCAAGATTATCGTACCAGTGACCCTCCTTCTGCAGAGAGCGGACATGGTTCTTGCAGAGCACGAAAGAAATCTCAGCCTTCACTTTTTCTCCCTCTTCAATTGGGTCAACAATGAGAAAGTCCCCTGTAGGTGACAAAAGATAAAGTCATTCCTGTGTATGAAGGAGAAAATCAAGAATCAAGGCCATGATTCTGTATTGTAGAGGGATGATTCTAACCTCTCTTGATCCAGATGTTCTTGCGGTATTTGGAGGGCATGCTCACCAGGAAGCGCTGCCCTTCTGCTGTCTCTACCTCATGCAGATTGTTCCCAGGAGTCCTGAGAACCTGGTCCAGGAAAGACCAACAATTAGTTAGATCAAACACACACTGACCCTCACTGAGTCCTTCCCACACCCCAGGGGTCCAATGGGAGTAGAGAAAAGCTTAGACCAATCCCATTACCTTCACTATCTGCTGTTGGTCCGAGGGCACCATGTGCTCCCCCAGCACCTCCTGCACCACATGCTTTCTCTTGGTGGCCTGAGACATGCTGGGTTCTGTCCAGGGTTGTTAGGACGTGGAGGCTGTCAGCTCTTCTTCCAGAGTTATTTGGATGGCAGTCTTAGAATCCAGGACTGCTTCCAAGGGGAGCAGCCTTGTACGACAAAGTGCCACCTCGCCCTGTTAAAAACACGaacttagccaggcggtggtggcgcacgcctttaatctgagcattcgggaggcagagccaggtggatctctgtgagttcgaggccagcctgggctaccaagtgagttccaggaaaggaacaaagctacacagggaaaccctgtctcgaaaaaccaaaaaccaaaacacgaACTTTACAGGACTGGAcgacttgctgctcttacagagaatccAGGTATGGTTCCCAGCTCTCACAGAGGCTTACCACTGCCCCTAATTCCAAGCCCAggggatctaacgccctcttttggagacatacatgcagctttttaaaaacactgataaacgctgggtggtggtggtggtggtggtggtggcggcggcggcggcggcggcggcggcggcggcggcggcggcggcggcggcggcggcgcacgcctttaatcccagcactcaggaggcagagccaggtggatcgctgtgaattagaggccagcctggactaccaagtgagttccaggaaaggcgcaaagctacacagagaaaccctgtctcgaaaaaaccaacccccccccccaaaacactgataaacataaaaaaattaaaaatccttaaaaagcaaaacacaagcTTTAGCCAGATGCTAGTGTgtgcctttattcctagcacttggtaggcagaggcaggcagatatttgCTGAGTTCTAAgtctgcctggtctacacagtgagaccctgtctccaaaaaaaaaaaaaaaaaaagagcaaacatGACCTttaagggccagagagatgtctcaggacccagcatccacaccagttgattcacaaccatctctaactccaacttgggggaatccaatgccctctctggcctccaagggcacttaCAAAACCTACacgctttgcacctttcctggaactcactctgtagcccaggctgacctcgaactcatagagatccgcctggctctgcctcccgagtgctcagattaaaggcgtgcgccaccaccgaccaaCACAGAGTAAATCTTAAAAACCGGCCAGCGGCGGTggcttacgcctttaatcccagcactcggaaggcagagccaggtggatctctgtgagttcgaggccagcctggtctacagagcgagatctaggacaggcttcaaagctacacagagaaaccccgtctcggaaaagaacacaacaacaacaaaaaaaaccaaaacaaacccacgAAACAAGTTTTACAGTCTCAGTTGGGGGGTGGAGATGGCTCGAGCCTTTAACCTTAAGACATCCCAACCCatggaggtagaggcaaggggatctctctGGAAGACGGAGgctaatctggtctacatagtgagatgccctctcaataacaaaaaaataagtaaataaaatcagaTCATGGCCCCAGGGCAGGGAAAGTCCTACGAGATCCACTCCTGTTAAAGGTCCTGCTGTGACGACGAAACCACACGCACCTTCCAGGCCGATCATTCTGACGGTCTCTTTGGGAAGTTTGAGATAAACCACTTTCCTCCACATGCCTGAACACCCCCAAGTCTAGTACAGCCATACAACAGACGCTCGACCTCCTAACACTCCGCGGTCCAGACTGACTCCACCGCACTCACCCGCTCGGCGTTACACGAGCAAGCTCCGGTCTCCAGGCGGACGCTGAAAGCAGCTCGTCCACGACTCACTTCAAGACAGAGTCAACGAAATCAGAGAAATGCGACCTGCAGGTGGTCACGACGGCCCCGCCGGTTCGGACGCTTGGCCTCAGACCTCCGCTGTTCCCGGCTCCCGTCAGCCGGCTGGAGATAGACCTGACTCGGAGGAACCCGCGAGAATTGCACTTCCGGGGCGGGGCTCTCAGTAGCCCTCCGGATGCCCCGCCCCTTCTTTGTCCGTTCCTTTAACTCTTCCCTCGACCAAGGTAGGGGCAAACCTAAGTCTTTGCGTTCCGGGTGCTGGGCAGGAAAAGGTAGTATTCTCCTCGGAGGCCTCGGTCTCACAGATGGGAAGCGCGGCCGGGGAAACAAGACCATAAAAAGCAGCGCGGCTTCCTGTGAGGGACCGGAAAACAACAACTATTGTGGGCGCCGTAGTGAGCGGCTGCGCCTCAACTCTATGGCTCTGGGTGGCTAGACGTGCCCAatgtgggttatttttttttttaagcggCTCATAAGACGACCCGGAAGCGGAAGTGGAGGAACATTCTAGTTGCTTGAGGTATCGGCGGGAGCGGCTGAGTGGCGCGAGGAGCCGTTACCAGAGCCAGCGTTGCCGGTGAGCGTGAGCGGCGAAGCCGGGCTCCGGCGGGAGGGCGGAGGCGGCGCGCGGAGGCGGGAGGGAGAGGAGCACGCCTCGCGGAGGCGCGCCTTCGCCGCGGAGCAGCCTGGCCCCGCGGGAGGGGCGGTGCGCGGCGCGTGGAGGAGGAGGCGGGGCTGGCGGCGCGCTTGGGGCGGGGCCCGGGACCGGCGTGGCGTGGGCTTGGCGGTCTGCGGGTGCGCGGCCCTGGTTGGCCTCTGGAGGGCGGCGAGGGCAACGAGACCCTCTTCTTGCTGTTCTCACCACGTGGTCGTTCCCAGCGGGGTCCGTGTCTGCCTCGCCAAGGTCACCGAGAGTGACAGCTTCTGGGCGGGCCCCGGCCCCTGAGTCTGGCGATCTTCCCGTTGCCTTACGTGCGCCACCTGTTAGTCCAAGCCGGTGTTTCCATCCGGTCAGTACCAAAACCCAGGGCCCACGGAGAGTGGAGATTGCGGAATAGCCGGGAAAGGCCTTCCCTGGCCCTCGGTTTTCTCAGGTGTGCAATGAGGGAAATCGAGGAAGCAGCCACAATAGCTGGCCGAGGAGATTGCCCCGGGGAGTTGTGCTCTTCAGCCCTAACCTGCCTTTTTTTGGGATTCCCAGGTTAAACCTGATCAAGATGACAACCTCCCAAAAGCACCGAGACTTCGTGGCAGAGCCCATGGGGGAAAAGCCAGTGGGGAGCCTGGCCGGGATTGGTGAAGTCCTGGGCAAGAAGCTGGAGGAAAGGGGCTTTGACAAGGTGTGGGGTGGTCACAAATGCCAGGGAGGGGTAGAGTGAAAGCTGGCAACAGATGTTTCCAagcaaaaaaaaagtggaagtgaGGAAAAGTAGGGGTATGGGGAAGGTATGGACAGGGGTGGATCACTTGAAGTGGTTTGGCGGCAGCGAGGGAGGCAAggtcatgtttgtttttttgagacagggcctctctgccTCACacgtgctgggattgaaggtgtgccccACTGTGCCCTACCCCTTTGTGTGTTTTCAATGTCACAGAAGTGAAACTAGGCGTAGTGGGTCCctatgaccccagcacttgggaggttgaggcaagaggattcccATCGAGTCTAATGCCAGTCTAGGCAGCAAAGCAAGATcctttcttaaacaaaacaaccagAACAAAAATGGGCTTGCCTCTCAAGTACTCACAACTGACCCTGCCTGGCTTCAGAGATCGGCCCCTTCGGGGTGGTATAACATAGTCTTGTGGTTTTCGTCCGAGAGGCACTTAGCCTGCGCCCTTTCCTGTCTGCAGGCTTATGTGGTTCTCGGCCAGTTTCTGGTGCTAAAGAAAGATGAAGACCTCTTCCGAGAGTGGCTGAAAGACACGTGTGGTGCCAACGCCAAGCAGTCCCGAGACTGCTTTGGGTGCCTTCGAGAATGGTGTGACGCCTTCTTGTAATGTACTCTAGGGACTCCTCAGCCCCCCAGCCACAGAACCGAGTCTCCAGAGTCCAAAGCCGGGTGGGGCTTCTCCCCGTCCTCCATGAAGGAGAAGATTGCTGTTGTCTCACTCACCTCCTATGTGCTCCAGGGTCTTTGGGGAGTTCTCACCCCTCAGCATTTTCAATCTTTTTGGAATTTTCCCCTTGTATGCCTTGCCCCTCCTCCCCTGAAGTTCCATGGCAACAGTTACCAGCTTTCCTGAATGGATTCCTGGACCCTTTTTCCTTCCATTCACAATCTATTGGATGCCAGTTggctcctttttgtttttgttttttgtttttggcaaaaaTAGTAACTGTTCTTataaagagttttagattaataaAGTCAGTGGCCTTCATGATTGGTGTTCTGTGTTGGAAAGCAGATAGGCTGGGAGTTGTGTCTTCACCAGGGGCTGAACACATCCACCTCACTCCTTATCAGTGCAGACCGAAACTGGTAGcttcccttttccctcccaaAAGGGAGCCACCCTAGCCATGTGGGCCTTGGGCAGGTGCCCTAGGTGTCCCAATTCCTGAATAATGTGGGAGAGACTGTGGGTTGATTTCTTCCTGGGAGCCAGGTAGGCCGTAGGCTTCCAGATGTCAACAGTTGGTCTAGGCAGCACCTGGTGGAAAAGTCAGTAGGAGTCAAAGGTACCAGGAAGAGGGTGGATAGGATGTGGGTAAGAGTTCACCTGCCAGTCATGTGTGTGTTCTCTTAGCCTCTGGGAAGAATGGGTGGGATTTTTGCTGTTTGCCCAGCTATCAGAGAAACGAAAAAGTTACACTTGAAAACTAAATTCCAGTCCCGTTGTTTTCAGACTCATACTGTGAACCAGCCTGAAACTAACAtctttgaaagtatttttaatttttttgttttggagaggTGAAGAGATTTGGGGCTCAGAAAAGCTAATTTGCCCATGAACTTGCTGAAAGTACATAGCCACATGAACTCAGACTGTAACTGGGGAGACTGTTTCTATGTCATGTAACCCAtgctctctgagccttagttCCCTCGTGGGTGAGGGTTCTGAGGACCAGGTAAAATGCTGTTTAACACTCACTCCTGCTTGGTGTTcgtttctccaaagaagagcaTCACTAAGCGGTGACTTGCTTATCATGCAAATGAAATGCTTTTCTGCATGTTTATTATCCAGGAAAGCAAGGATGACAGTACAAGACTGGGCATGAGAAAACTTTCATGATCTCACAATGGAGAGAATGTTAATAAGATGGTCTCCATAGTACTAGAAACTTAATCTAAAACCTGAGTAAGGAGATGAGCACGAGTGGGTGAGAgtatttttatcaataaaatcCTCACCCAGAATACATACCAGAGCTGCTGTCCAGAAAAAgtctgggatgtggctcagttggtagtgttGTGGTATACACCTCTATATTCATGACTGGAAGATATgaggatccaaagttcaaggtcatccttggctatgaagcaagttctaggccagtctaggGTTCATAAGATTCTATCTCCAAAA includes:
- the Eif1ad gene encoding probable RNA-binding protein EIF1AD — translated: MSQATKRKHVVQEVLGEHMVPSDQQQIVKVLRTPGNNLHEVETAEGQRFLVSMPSKYRKNIWIKRGDFLIVDPIEEGEKVKAEISFVLCKNHVRSLQKEGHWPEAFSEVAEKQNNINRPSQPELPTEPQLSGEESGSEDDSDLFVNTNHRQYHESEEESEEEEEEAA
- the Banf1 gene encoding barrier-to-autointegration factor, with product MTTSQKHRDFVAEPMGEKPVGSLAGIGEVLGKKLEERGFDKAYVVLGQFLVLKKDEDLFREWLKDTCGANAKQSRDCFGCLREWCDAFL